The following proteins are encoded in a genomic region of Hyphomicrobiales bacterium:
- the speD gene encoding adenosylmethionine decarboxylase has protein sequence MANHVALFQLGMDLASSSSTAQTEEHDHRAAPHEEQRKDFFIERNGVRFAGTHLLIDLYEAEKLDDVDLMERALRECVTAAGATLLHINLHHFEPNGGVSGVAVLSESHISVHSWPEVGYAAFDVFMCGAARPHEAVGVLQRHFQPGRVVVKEHMRGEEGNLWNDGSRKTCTTVGAPAIALIA, from the coding sequence ATGGCAAACCATGTCGCCCTCTTCCAATTGGGGATGGACTTGGCATCCAGTTCAAGCACCGCCCAAACGGAAGAACACGATCACCGCGCCGCACCTCACGAGGAGCAGCGTAAGGACTTTTTCATCGAACGGAACGGCGTGCGTTTCGCAGGAACGCATCTGCTGATCGATCTGTACGAGGCGGAAAAGCTCGACGACGTCGACCTCATGGAGCGGGCGCTGCGCGAATGCGTGACGGCCGCAGGGGCGACGTTGCTCCACATCAACCTCCATCACTTCGAGCCGAACGGTGGCGTCTCGGGCGTCGCCGTGTTGTCGGAGTCGCACATCTCGGTCCACAGCTGGCCGGAGGTGGGTTATGCGGCGTTCGACGTTTTCATGTGCGGTGCAGCGCGCCCACACGAGGCCGTCGGCGTTCTCCAACGCCATTTCCAACCCGGTCGGGTGGTGGTGAAGGAGCACATGCGTGGTGAGGAGGGAAATCTGTGGAACGATGGATCGAGGAAG
- a CDS encoding AsmA family protein: MRLILYTLLGLACVAVAAITFLVVAAPTGLIREQAIAMVRQQTGRELSIGGPVSLSLYPNLAVTLDDVALANPPQMGGEPFVEMEQLRLQVPVMPLLQREVRVERFVLVKPRFALRATSDGRNNWTFARGSDADRSVRFAALDRQAGLGAGLRTAQGAVASDVPPEAFERLAQAQRAAGTANDAGGAGNSGGALGGQLRGLSLGDVQIVGGSLVYSNEADGSTQRLDDIDVALSLARIDGPLGAEGKARWRGENVPFELEIASLADLIEGQATKLRAEMRARPVAALYEGQIRQAARLTLDGQLALQAVSLGELGRWVDVALADAPGFGAGRISGRLQVNGDRVTLRSATFEAGPNRGEGTIVANLVGKVPAIETELRFALLDLDSFRGGSAGTSTAQPASGASDGGAGGGASGSGDGIGDLLRQLGTGSGAKQFVAGGVSQSAKPSAVGANGWSREAIDLGTMRLVAVRARVRADELRVANLVVGPAQLSAQLKGGQLETVIEDVALYGGRGKGTVGVDARRNVPQFAAKLELTGVQMLGLLRDLAEFQRVDARGRVVLDLAAKGASEHAMVASLTGPIRIELSDGAIVGVNVAKALRNLQQGRIGDIAQGDDERTDFTALDATFVAAAGVLTNDDLNLVGPLVRVDGAGTISLPKRTLDYLVRPRLVASLQGQGGGAAKGIEIPVRVQGPWDRPNYVPDLSGLLADPEGAVRAVEGLTGNLANRDEVRRGIEELRKGGDAGRLLRGLLGSQ; encoded by the coding sequence ATGCGCTTGATCCTTTACACGCTGCTCGGCTTGGCCTGTGTCGCCGTGGCGGCGATCACTTTCCTCGTCGTTGCCGCGCCGACGGGCCTCATCCGCGAGCAGGCGATCGCCATGGTACGCCAGCAGACCGGGCGCGAGCTGTCGATCGGTGGCCCGGTGTCGCTGTCGCTCTATCCGAACCTCGCCGTCACGCTCGATGACGTGGCGCTCGCCAACCCGCCGCAGATGGGTGGTGAACCGTTCGTGGAAATGGAGCAGCTGCGATTGCAGGTGCCCGTGATGCCGCTCCTCCAGCGCGAGGTCCGTGTCGAGCGGTTCGTGCTGGTCAAACCCCGGTTCGCGCTCAGGGCGACGTCCGACGGGCGCAACAACTGGACGTTCGCACGGGGCTCCGATGCGGATCGGTCGGTCCGGTTCGCCGCTCTCGATCGGCAAGCGGGGCTCGGGGCGGGCCTGCGGACCGCACAGGGGGCCGTCGCCTCCGACGTGCCGCCCGAAGCCTTCGAGCGCCTCGCGCAGGCGCAGCGGGCGGCCGGAACGGCGAACGATGCGGGCGGGGCCGGGAATTCGGGTGGAGCGCTCGGCGGCCAGTTGCGCGGCCTCAGCCTCGGTGACGTGCAGATCGTCGGCGGTTCGCTGGTCTATTCCAACGAAGCCGATGGTTCGACCCAGCGGCTCGACGACATCGACGTCGCCCTCAGTCTGGCGCGTATCGATGGTCCGCTCGGGGCGGAGGGCAAAGCGCGCTGGCGCGGCGAGAACGTGCCGTTCGAGCTGGAGATCGCATCGCTCGCCGATCTCATCGAGGGGCAGGCAACGAAGCTTCGCGCGGAGATGCGCGCGCGGCCGGTGGCGGCGCTCTATGAGGGGCAAATCAGGCAGGCGGCACGGCTGACCCTCGACGGTCAGCTCGCGTTGCAGGCGGTTTCCCTCGGGGAACTCGGGCGATGGGTCGACGTGGCGCTCGCGGACGCGCCCGGGTTCGGCGCCGGGCGGATCAGCGGCAGACTGCAAGTGAACGGTGACCGCGTGACACTGCGCAGTGCCACGTTCGAGGCCGGTCCCAATCGGGGCGAGGGCACGATCGTCGCCAATCTCGTCGGCAAGGTGCCGGCGATCGAGACCGAGTTGCGGTTCGCATTGCTGGACCTCGACAGTTTTCGCGGTGGGTCGGCCGGTACGTCGACAGCGCAACCGGCGAGCGGGGCGTCGGATGGCGGGGCCGGCGGCGGAGCGTCCGGCAGCGGCGACGGTATCGGCGATCTCCTGCGCCAGCTCGGAACGGGAAGCGGCGCCAAGCAATTCGTTGCCGGAGGCGTCTCCCAGAGCGCAAAACCGAGCGCCGTCGGGGCGAACGGCTGGAGCCGAGAGGCGATCGATCTCGGCACCATGAGACTGGTCGCCGTCAGGGCCCGGGTTCGGGCCGACGAACTCAGGGTCGCCAACCTCGTGGTCGGGCCGGCACAATTGTCGGCGCAGCTCAAAGGGGGACAGCTCGAGACGGTGATCGAGGACGTCGCCCTCTACGGCGGGCGGGGCAAGGGCACGGTCGGCGTCGATGCGCGGCGCAATGTGCCTCAGTTCGCTGCCAAGCTCGAGTTGACCGGCGTCCAGATGCTGGGGCTGCTGCGCGACCTGGCGGAATTCCAGCGGGTCGATGCGCGCGGACGCGTCGTTCTCGATCTCGCGGCCAAGGGCGCCAGTGAGCATGCGATGGTCGCCTCGCTCACCGGGCCTATCCGCATCGAACTCTCCGATGGGGCGATCGTCGGCGTCAATGTCGCCAAGGCGCTGCGGAACCTGCAGCAGGGCAGGATCGGCGACATCGCGCAGGGCGACGACGAGCGTACCGATTTCACCGCGCTCGATGCCACGTTCGTCGCCGCCGCCGGCGTGTTGACCAACGACGACCTCAACCTGGTGGGGCCGCTGGTGCGCGTCGATGGGGCTGGCACGATTTCCCTGCCGAAGCGCACGCTCGACTATCTCGTGCGTCCGCGGCTGGTCGCGAGCCTCCAGGGGCAGGGTGGCGGCGCCGCAAAGGGGATTGAAATCCCGGTGCGGGTCCAGGGACCGTGGGACCGTCCGAACTACGTTCCGGACCTCTCGGGCCTGCTCGCCGACCCGGAAGGGGCCGTTCGCGCCGTCGAAGGGCTGACCGGCAACCTCGCCAATCGTGACGAGGTGCGCAGGGGCATCGAGGAATTGCGCAAGGGCGGCGATGCCGGCCGTCTGCTGCGCGGGCTGCTCGGTTCGCAGTAG
- a CDS encoding bifunctional folylpolyglutamate synthase/dihydrofolate synthase, translating into MPSSSMILDRIVARGRPGIDLSLERIEAVLERLGSPHRELAPIIHVAGTNGKGSVIALMRAMFEAGGARVHVYTSPTLTTLHDQIVLAGMVISEAHLSACLARVEAAADGVPLTRFEAETAAAFVAFAEIPADVVLLETGLGGRLDATNVVMPRLTVITPISLDHAELLGDTVEAIAAEKAGIIKRGATCIVGPQSDAARAVLARACRRAGSRMLSAGEDFRAYFEHGRLVFQSETQLVDLPAPQLLGRHQVENAGTAIAAVLEFGLTGVTREAIAAGLRNVRWPGRLQRLDGLVNGLLPEGYEVWVDGSHNAAAAAAVASTMGDLEERSPKPLHICIAMLASKDPESFLEPFAGIASLVVALPVPPERLAHATAPGLPPERIAAAATGIGLDARVARDLCHALASSVAAGDGEVRLLICGSLHLVGHVLAIDGDDGSL; encoded by the coding sequence ATGCCATCCTCGAGCATGATCCTCGATCGAATCGTCGCGCGCGGCAGACCGGGCATCGATCTCTCGCTCGAGCGCATCGAAGCGGTGCTCGAGCGGCTCGGCAGTCCACACCGCGAACTCGCGCCGATCATCCATGTGGCCGGCACGAACGGAAAAGGCTCCGTCATCGCGCTGATGCGCGCCATGTTCGAGGCCGGCGGCGCGCGCGTGCACGTCTACACATCACCGACGCTCACGACACTACACGATCAGATCGTGCTCGCCGGCATGGTGATCTCGGAGGCGCACCTTTCAGCGTGCCTCGCGCGCGTCGAGGCTGCGGCGGACGGGGTTCCACTCACCCGCTTCGAGGCCGAGACGGCCGCGGCCTTCGTGGCATTCGCCGAAATCCCGGCCGACGTCGTACTGCTCGAGACCGGGCTCGGTGGGCGGCTCGATGCCACGAACGTGGTGATGCCGAGGCTGACGGTGATCACTCCGATCTCGCTCGATCATGCCGAATTGCTCGGCGATACGGTCGAAGCGATCGCGGCCGAGAAGGCGGGCATCATCAAGCGCGGTGCGACCTGCATCGTCGGCCCGCAGAGCGATGCGGCGCGGGCGGTGCTCGCGCGGGCCTGCCGGCGAGCGGGCTCCAGGATGCTGTCGGCAGGCGAGGACTTTCGCGCCTATTTCGAGCACGGCCGGCTCGTCTTTCAGTCCGAAACGCAGCTCGTCGATCTGCCGGCGCCGCAATTGCTCGGGCGCCACCAGGTCGAGAATGCCGGGACGGCGATCGCGGCGGTGCTCGAGTTCGGCCTCACAGGCGTGACGCGGGAGGCGATCGCCGCCGGGCTGCGCAATGTGCGCTGGCCAGGCCGGCTCCAGAGATTGGACGGGCTCGTCAACGGGCTGCTGCCGGAAGGCTATGAAGTCTGGGTGGATGGCAGTCACAACGCGGCGGCGGCGGCGGCCGTGGCCTCGACGATGGGTGATCTCGAGGAGCGTTCGCCCAAGCCGCTGCACATCTGCATCGCCATGCTCGCGAGCAAGGATCCCGAGAGCTTCCTCGAGCCATTCGCTGGCATTGCTTCGCTGGTCGTCGCCTTGCCGGTGCCGCCGGAGCGCCTCGCGCATGCGACGGCGCCTGGCCTGCCGCCCGAACGGATCGCGGCGGCGGCGACGGGCATCGGGCTCGATGCGCGTGTCGCACGCGATCTCTGCCACGCGCTCGCCTCGAGCGTCGCGGCCGGCGATGGCGAGGTGCGGCTGCTCATATGCGGCTCACTCCATCTCGTCGGTCATGTCCTCGCGATCGATGGGGACGATGGGTCGCTCTGA
- a CDS encoding acetyl-CoA carboxylase carboxyltransferase subunit beta translates to MNWINNVVRPKIQGIWRKRDIPEDRWVKCPETGQMVFYKDLEDNQFVIPGSNYHMHMTAGTRLASLFDGGTYDVIEVPDVPVDPLKFRDERRYTDRIKAAREATSLKDAVLVGKGTLDALPVVAAVQDFKFMGGSLGMAAGEAVVAGMLKAVELKSPFIMFAASGGARMQEGVLSLMQMPRTTVAVQALRRAKLPYVVVLTHPTTGGVTASYAMLGDVHIAEPGALIGFAGPRVIEQTIREQLPEGFQRAEFLLEHGMIDMVVHRHELRETLSRVCRLLMRAPAHVAAAETAQKGEVLTAGDTGQAGDDRNLPVHVNGSGHHGAGTINGKAPNGHIEALEEIEIVVSDEAVADVRPSASVGRGEGAGGKPVPGATKN, encoded by the coding sequence GTGAACTGGATCAACAACGTCGTTCGCCCGAAAATCCAGGGGATCTGGCGCAAGCGCGACATCCCCGAGGACCGCTGGGTCAAGTGCCCCGAAACCGGGCAGATGGTCTTCTACAAGGACCTCGAGGACAACCAGTTCGTCATCCCCGGCTCCAACTACCACATGCACATGACGGCGGGGACGCGCCTCGCGTCGCTGTTCGATGGTGGCACTTACGACGTCATCGAGGTGCCGGACGTACCCGTCGATCCCCTCAAGTTCCGCGACGAGCGGCGCTACACGGACCGCATCAAGGCAGCGCGCGAGGCAACCAGCCTCAAGGACGCGGTGCTCGTCGGAAAGGGTACGCTCGATGCGCTGCCCGTGGTCGCGGCGGTGCAGGACTTCAAATTCATGGGCGGATCGCTGGGCATGGCGGCGGGCGAGGCCGTCGTTGCCGGCATGCTCAAGGCCGTCGAACTGAAGTCGCCGTTCATCATGTTCGCCGCCTCGGGCGGAGCGCGCATGCAGGAGGGCGTGCTCTCGCTCATGCAGATGCCGCGAACCACGGTCGCCGTGCAGGCGCTGCGGCGCGCCAAGCTGCCCTATGTGGTCGTGCTGACCCATCCAACGACGGGCGGGGTGACGGCTTCCTACGCGATGCTGGGCGATGTCCATATTGCCGAGCCGGGTGCGCTGATCGGCTTTGCCGGACCGCGCGTCATCGAGCAGACCATCCGCGAGCAATTGCCCGAGGGTTTCCAGCGCGCCGAGTTCCTGCTCGAGCACGGCATGATCGACATGGTCGTTCACCGCCATGAACTGCGCGAAACGCTCAGTCGGGTCTGCCGGCTGCTGATGCGTGCGCCGGCGCACGTCGCCGCGGCCGAGACGGCGCAGAAGGGCGAGGTGCTGACGGCGGGCGATACCGGACAGGCAGGCGACGACCGCAATCTGCCGGTGCATGTCAACGGCAGCGGCCATCATGGCGCGGGCACCATAAACGGTAAGGCTCCGAACGGGCACATCGAAGCCCTCGAGGAGATCGAGATCGTGGTCTCGGACGAGGCGGTCGCCGACGTGCGACCATCGGCGTCCGTCGGGCGTGGCGAAGGGGCAGGTGGCAAGCCCGTGCCGGGGGCCACGAAGAACTGA
- a CDS encoding tryptophan synthase subunit alpha yields MADGSDGAGGGETRIDRRFRELKAKGRPALVTFVTAGDPDLATSEAILAGLAGAGADVIELGMPFSDPMADGPAIQASSLRALKGGQTLVKTLDMVGRFRARDSETPIVLMGYYNPIYRMGVDVFLERAVAAGVDGLIVVDLPPETDEELCLPALARGLNFIRLATPTTDAKRLPKVLNNTSGFVYYVSIMGITGTAAPDPAKVGAQVARIKAATPLPVAVGFGVKTPEQAAAIGAVADGVVVGSALVNIIADNLDEAGRVRAGTVEKVLALVGALARPLRSA; encoded by the coding sequence ATGGCGGACGGGTCGGACGGCGCAGGCGGCGGCGAAACACGCATCGATCGCCGGTTCAGGGAGCTGAAGGCCAAGGGGCGGCCGGCTCTCGTCACGTTCGTCACCGCCGGTGATCCCGATCTCGCGACGTCAGAGGCCATCCTTGCGGGGCTCGCTGGTGCCGGAGCCGACGTCATCGAACTCGGCATGCCGTTCTCCGATCCGATGGCGGACGGGCCGGCGATCCAGGCCTCATCCCTTCGGGCGCTCAAGGGCGGCCAGACGCTCGTCAAGACGCTCGACATGGTGGGGCGGTTCCGCGCGCGCGATTCCGAAACGCCCATCGTGCTCATGGGCTATTACAACCCGATCTACCGGATGGGCGTCGACGTCTTCCTCGAGCGGGCGGTGGCGGCTGGCGTCGACGGTCTCATCGTCGTCGACCTGCCGCCGGAGACGGATGAGGAACTCTGCCTGCCAGCGCTCGCCCGGGGGCTCAACTTCATCCGGCTCGCGACGCCGACGACGGATGCCAAGCGGCTGCCGAAGGTGCTGAACAATACTTCGGGTTTCGTCTATTACGTCTCGATCATGGGCATCACCGGCACGGCCGCGCCGGACCCGGCCAAGGTCGGAGCGCAGGTCGCGCGCATCAAGGCGGCAACGCCGTTGCCCGTCGCGGTCGGCTTCGGCGTCAAGACGCCCGAGCAGGCGGCTGCCATCGGGGCGGTCGCGGACGGCGTGGTGGTCGGTTCGGCGCTGGTCAACATCATCGCCGACAACCTCGATGAAGCGGGCCGCGTGCGAGCCGGAACCGTCGAGAAGGTGCTCGCTCTGGTCGGGGCGCTCGCCAGACCGCTGCGCTCGGCTTGA
- the trpB gene encoding tryptophan synthase subunit beta, with amino-acid sequence MANPLSQQQPNSFRTGPDERGHFGIYGGRFVAETLMPLILELEEAYEAAKGDEVFQRELADLMTHYGGRPSPLYFAEGLTEELGGAKVYFKRDELNHTGSHKINNCLGQIQLARRMGKKRIIAETGAGQHGVAVATVAARFKLPCVVYMGAHDIERQKPNVFRIKLLGAEVKPVTAGTGTLKDAMNEALRDWVANVESTFYIIGTAAGPHPYPAMVRDFQSVIGKETREQMLEREGRLPDALVACIGGGSNAIGLFHPFLDDASVAIYGVEAAGKGIETGEHCASLNGGEPGVLHGNRTYLLQDADGQIKDGYSISAGLDYPGIGPEHSWLKDTGRVSYVSITDKEALDAFELCCRTEGIIPALEPSHALAYVKKLAPTLSPDKLLVMNLCGRGDKDIFAVAEHLGRAM; translated from the coding sequence ATGGCCAATCCGCTCTCCCAGCAGCAGCCCAACAGTTTCCGCACGGGGCCGGACGAGCGCGGCCATTTCGGCATCTACGGCGGGCGTTTCGTCGCCGAGACCCTGATGCCGCTGATCCTCGAGCTCGAGGAGGCCTACGAGGCGGCCAAGGGCGACGAGGTCTTCCAACGCGAACTCGCCGACCTCATGACCCACTACGGCGGGCGGCCGAGCCCGCTCTATTTCGCAGAGGGCCTGACCGAGGAACTGGGCGGGGCGAAAGTCTACTTCAAGCGCGACGAGCTCAATCACACGGGCAGCCACAAGATCAACAACTGCCTCGGCCAGATCCAGCTCGCCCGGCGGATGGGAAAGAAGCGGATCATCGCGGAAACCGGGGCCGGCCAGCATGGCGTCGCCGTCGCGACGGTGGCGGCGCGTTTCAAGCTGCCCTGCGTCGTCTACATGGGCGCGCACGACATCGAGCGCCAGAAACCGAACGTTTTCCGCATTAAGCTGCTCGGCGCCGAGGTCAAGCCGGTGACGGCCGGCACGGGCACGCTCAAGGATGCCATGAACGAGGCGCTGCGCGACTGGGTCGCCAACGTCGAGAGCACCTTCTACATCATCGGCACGGCGGCGGGACCGCACCCCTATCCGGCGATGGTGCGCGATTTCCAGTCGGTGATCGGCAAGGAGACGCGCGAGCAGATGCTGGAGCGCGAGGGGCGCTTGCCGGACGCACTCGTTGCCTGCATCGGCGGCGGCTCGAACGCGATCGGCCTTTTCCATCCCTTCCTGGACGACGCCTCGGTTGCGATCTACGGCGTCGAGGCGGCGGGCAAGGGGATCGAGACCGGCGAGCACTGCGCCTCGCTCAACGGTGGCGAGCCGGGCGTGCTGCATGGCAACCGCACCTATCTGCTGCAGGATGCCGACGGGCAGATCAAGGATGGCTATTCGATCTCGGCCGGGCTCGACTATCCGGGGATCGGGCCCGAGCATTCCTGGCTGAAGGACACGGGGCGCGTTTCCTACGTCTCGATCACCGACAAGGAGGCACTCGATGCCTTCGAACTCTGCTGCCGCACGGAGGGGATCATCCCGGCGCTGGAGCCTTCCCACGCGCTCGCCTACGTGAAAAAGCTCGCCCCGACACTCAGCCCCGACAAGCTGCTCGTCATGAACCTCTGCGGGCGCGGCGACAAGGACATCTTCGCCGTCGCCGAGCACCTCGGGCGGGCGATGTAG
- a CDS encoding phosphoribosylanthranilate isomerase, which translates to MLVEIKICGLNDEASIATATAAGADRIGLLFYPRSPRNVSLERAGELARQARRIAGGRVRIVAVSVDADDELIEAIVTSVAPDDLQLHGSESVARVAELKARTGCGIIKAAGIASGADLERAAVYSGVADLMLYDAKPAPEIGADLPGGNGLSFDWRVLAGLAAGERYLLSGGLHADNVATALALTGAPGVDVSSGVESAPGRKDPERIRAFISAVRAFEASGRTTVAASANTPRT; encoded by the coding sequence ATCTTGGTCGAGATCAAGATCTGCGGATTGAATGACGAGGCGAGCATCGCCACCGCCACAGCGGCCGGGGCGGACCGGATCGGGCTGCTGTTCTATCCGCGTAGCCCGCGCAACGTCTCGCTCGAGAGGGCGGGCGAGCTTGCGCGCCAGGCGCGGCGGATCGCAGGCGGGCGGGTGCGGATCGTCGCCGTCTCGGTCGATGCGGATGACGAATTGATCGAGGCGATCGTGACAAGCGTGGCGCCCGACGACCTGCAATTGCATGGCAGCGAGAGTGTCGCTCGCGTCGCCGAACTCAAGGCGCGGACAGGCTGCGGCATCATCAAGGCGGCGGGGATCGCATCGGGCGCCGACCTCGAAAGAGCGGCGGTCTATTCCGGCGTCGCCGACCTCATGCTGTACGATGCCAAGCCGGCGCCGGAGATCGGCGCGGACCTGCCCGGCGGCAACGGCCTGTCGTTCGACTGGCGGGTTCTGGCCGGTCTTGCGGCTGGCGAGCGCTATCTGCTGTCGGGCGGACTCCATGCCGACAATGTCGCCACCGCGCTCGCCCTCACCGGGGCGCCGGGTGTCGACGTTTCCTCTGGCGTCGAGAGCGCGCCCGGGCGAAAAGACCCCGAGCGCATCCGCGCCTTCATTTCCGCCGTACGGGCCTTCGAGGCGAGCGGCCGGACCACCGTCGCCGCCAGCGCCAACACGCCGCGCACCTAA
- the sppA gene encoding signal peptide peptidase SppA: MFMSVDVTRALERRRMRGRLTLWRVLAVVFGIVALAVAGLSASGGQSALFGGKHIARVEITGLIQSNRAQLELLETLKNDSDVAAIVLAVNSPGGTTAGGEALFLKIREVAEKKPVVAVFDTIATSAAYIVGLASDRIVARGNTITGSVGVIFQWAEVGVLLDKIGVRMNEIKSGPLKAEPSMFSPLSEEARRLTEEMVSESQAWFNGLVSERRSVDIAGVPGLTDGRIYSGRQALAHRLVDELGGESEAIRWLVAEKGIEDDLEVRDRKPKSLEDLSFLSRATAAALELAGLEGAARALRGDIAARIEAFQLEGLVSIWHANRN; this comes from the coding sequence ATGTTCATGAGCGTGGACGTGACCCGAGCGCTCGAGCGGCGGCGCATGCGTGGGCGGCTGACCCTCTGGCGGGTGCTCGCCGTGGTATTCGGGATCGTCGCGCTCGCGGTCGCGGGCCTTTCGGCAAGCGGCGGCCAGTCCGCCCTGTTCGGCGGCAAGCATATCGCCCGGGTCGAGATCACCGGTCTCATCCAAAGCAATCGCGCCCAGCTCGAGTTGCTCGAGACCCTCAAGAACGACAGCGACGTCGCGGCCATCGTGCTCGCGGTCAACAGCCCGGGTGGCACGACGGCCGGTGGTGAGGCGCTGTTCCTGAAAATCCGCGAAGTGGCGGAGAAGAAACCGGTGGTGGCCGTCTTCGACACCATCGCGACATCGGCCGCCTACATCGTCGGGCTCGCTTCGGACCGGATCGTGGCGCGGGGCAACACCATCACGGGGTCGGTCGGCGTCATATTCCAGTGGGCCGAAGTGGGTGTCCTGCTCGACAAGATCGGCGTGCGGATGAACGAGATCAAAAGCGGACCGCTCAAGGCCGAGCCCTCGATGTTCTCACCACTCAGCGAGGAGGCGAGACGGCTCACCGAGGAAATGGTTTCGGAATCACAGGCTTGGTTCAATGGCCTCGTTTCGGAACGGCGGAGCGTCGATATCGCCGGCGTGCCGGGGCTCACGGACGGGCGCATCTATTCCGGCCGCCAGGCCCTTGCGCACCGGCTCGTCGACGAGCTCGGAGGCGAGAGCGAGGCAATCCGCTGGCTGGTCGCCGAGAAGGGTATCGAGGACGATCTCGAGGTTCGGGACCGTAAACCGAAGTCCTTGGAGGACTTGAGCTTTCTATCGCGTGCGACGGCTGCGGCGCTGGAATTGGCCGGTCTCGAGGGGGCCGCAAGGGCTCTCAGGGGCGATATCGCAGCCCGCATCGAGGCTTTCCAGCTCGAGGGATTGGTGTCTATCTGGCACGCAAATCGGAATTAG
- a CDS encoding 30S ribosomal protein S1: MSAGHAAGMNRDLNPTREDFAALLEQSFNETSPLEGCVVKGNVVAIEKDLAVIDVGLKTEGRVPLKEFSVPGAEVKVKVGDVVEVYLERVENALGEAVLSREKARREESWTRLEKKFEAGEKVEGVIFNKVKGGFTVDLDGAVAFLPGSQVDVRPVRDMAPLMNTPQPFQVLKMDRRRGNIVVSRRSVLEETRAEQRSEIVARLQEGQIIEGVVKNITDYGAFIDLGGIDGLLHVTDMAWRRVNQPSEIVNVGDTVKVRIIRINPDSQRISLGMKQLQADPWVAIEVKYPIGARFKGTVTNIADYGAFVELEHGVEGLIHVSEMSWVKKNIHPGKIVSTSQEVEVQVLEVDPVKRRISLGLKQTQDNPWESFATRYAPGTPVEGQVRNITEFGLFIGLDGGVDGMVHLSDLDWNRSGEEAIQDYKKGDTVRAVVLEVDPEKERISLGIKQIGNDPFESIGNIRKGSRVTCEVLDVKDNGLEVRLADTDITTFVRRGDLSRDRAEQRPERFAVGDKVDAAVTQIDARARRISVSIKAMEIAEEKEAVAQFGSQDAGASLGDILGAALRKRGDGDGRS; the protein is encoded by the coding sequence ATGAGCGCAGGCCACGCCGCTGGGATGAACAGGGACCTCAACCCGACACGGGAGGATTTCGCGGCACTCCTCGAGCAAAGCTTCAATGAGACGTCGCCACTCGAAGGGTGCGTCGTCAAAGGCAATGTCGTCGCCATCGAAAAGGATCTCGCCGTCATCGACGTCGGGCTCAAGACGGAAGGGCGGGTGCCTCTCAAGGAGTTCTCGGTCCCGGGCGCCGAGGTCAAGGTCAAAGTCGGCGATGTCGTCGAGGTCTACCTCGAGCGCGTGGAGAACGCGCTGGGCGAGGCGGTGCTGAGCCGCGAAAAGGCGCGGCGCGAGGAGAGCTGGACGCGGCTCGAGAAGAAATTCGAAGCCGGTGAGAAGGTCGAGGGCGTGATCTTCAACAAGGTCAAGGGCGGCTTCACGGTCGACCTCGATGGCGCGGTGGCCTTCCTGCCGGGCAGCCAGGTGGATGTGCGCCCGGTGCGCGACATGGCACCGCTGATGAACACGCCGCAGCCGTTCCAGGTCCTCAAGATGGATCGCCGGCGCGGCAACATCGTCGTCTCGCGCCGCTCGGTGCTGGAGGAGACGAGGGCCGAACAGCGCTCGGAGATCGTCGCCCGCCTGCAAGAGGGTCAGATCATCGAGGGCGTCGTCAAGAACATCACCGATTATGGTGCGTTCATCGATCTCGGCGGTATCGACGGTCTGTTGCACGTCACGGACATGGCGTGGCGCCGCGTCAACCAGCCGAGCGAGATCGTCAACGTCGGCGACACGGTCAAAGTGCGGATCATCCGCATCAACCCCGACAGCCAACGCATCAGCCTCGGCATGAAGCAACTGCAAGCCGATCCCTGGGTGGCGATCGAGGTCAAGTATCCGATCGGCGCCCGCTTCAAGGGCACGGTCACGAACATCGCCGACTACGGCGCGTTCGTCGAGCTGGAACATGGCGTGGAAGGCCTCATCCACGTCTCGGAAATGAGCTGGGTGAAGAAGAACATCCACCCCGGCAAGATCGTCTCGACCAGCCAGGAGGTCGAGGTGCAGGTACTCGAGGTGGATCCCGTCAAGCGGCGCATCTCGCTCGGGCTCAAGCAGACCCAGGACAACCCCTGGGAGAGCTTTGCGACCCGCTATGCGCCCGGCACCCCCGTCGAGGGTCAGGTGCGCAACATCACCGAGTTCGGCCTTTTCATCGGGCTGGATGGCGGGGTGGATGGCATGGTGCACCTTTCCGATCTCGACTGGAACCGGTCGGGCGAAGAGGCGATCCAGGACTACAAGAAGGGCGACACCGTGCGGGCCGTCGTGCTCGAGGTGGACCCCGAGAAGGAGCGCATCAGCCTCGGCATCAAGCAGATCGGCAACGATCCGTTCGAGTCCATCGGCAACATCCGCAAGGGCAGCCGCGTCACCTGTGAAGTTCTCGACGTCAAGGACAACGGTCTCGAGGTGAGGCTGGCAGACACCGACATCACCACCTTCGTGCGGCGCGGCGATCTCTCGCGCGACCGGGCCGAGCAGCGGCCCGAGCGCTTCGCGGTCGGCGACAAGGTGGATGCGGCCGTTACCCAGATCGACGCCCGGGCCCGGCGCATCAGCGTTTCGATCAAGGCGATGGAAATCGCCGAGGAAAAGGAGGCCGTGGCGCAGTTCGGCTCGCAGGATGCGGGCGCCTCGCTCGGCGACATCCTCGGAGCGGCGTTGCGAAAGCGCGGCGACGGCGACGGACGCTCGTAA